In Streptosporangiales bacterium, a single window of DNA contains:
- a CDS encoding P-loop NTPase codes for MSLLGLRRGGVDATQVREALATVRDPEIGRTLDELGMLGDVSVDRRGGVRVPVALTTQECPLADEIRASVATAVRTVDGVTDVDVTMSVMDDRRRGEVGRLLHSTRTPLTSGLGGGPRVYAVASGKGGVGKSTVTANLAVALARSGQRVAVLDADVWGYSMPQLFGVRRAPIAFEGIMLPVPAYGVSLMSIGFFVDEDQPVVWRGPMLHKALQQFIDDVYWGEIDTLLVDLPPGTGDVALSVLQLLPDAALVVVTTPQRAARSVASRVGRLAQEAGMPIAGVVENMSAAVCRDCGSHTAVFGVGGGVELAEQVGARVLGQVPLDVDLREAGDRGVPAVIEAPDSASSVALRRVAETLPAVRRDVVRRSLPLTVV; via the coding sequence ATGAGTCTGCTCGGCCTGCGGCGCGGCGGCGTCGACGCCACACAGGTGCGCGAAGCACTCGCGACGGTGCGCGACCCGGAGATCGGCCGGACGCTCGACGAGCTGGGCATGCTCGGCGACGTCTCGGTCGACCGGCGCGGCGGCGTCCGCGTGCCGGTCGCGCTGACGACCCAGGAGTGCCCGCTGGCCGACGAGATCCGTGCCTCCGTCGCGACCGCCGTGCGTACGGTCGACGGCGTCACCGACGTCGACGTCACCATGAGCGTGATGGACGACCGCAGGCGGGGCGAGGTGGGTCGGCTGCTGCACTCGACCCGCACACCGCTCACGTCCGGGCTCGGCGGCGGGCCGCGCGTCTACGCGGTGGCGAGCGGCAAGGGCGGTGTCGGCAAGTCCACGGTGACCGCCAACCTCGCCGTCGCGCTCGCTCGATCGGGACAACGCGTGGCCGTGCTGGACGCCGACGTGTGGGGCTACTCGATGCCGCAGCTGTTCGGCGTACGACGCGCGCCGATCGCGTTCGAGGGCATCATGCTGCCGGTGCCCGCGTACGGTGTCTCGCTGATGTCGATCGGCTTCTTCGTCGACGAGGACCAGCCCGTCGTGTGGCGTGGACCCATGCTGCACAAGGCGTTGCAGCAGTTCATCGACGACGTGTACTGGGGCGAGATCGACACCCTGCTCGTCGACCTGCCGCCCGGCACCGGCGACGTCGCGCTCTCGGTGCTGCAGCTGCTGCCCGACGCCGCTCTCGTCGTCGTGACGACGCCGCAGCGCGCCGCGCGCTCGGTCGCCTCGCGCGTCGGCCGGCTCGCGCAGGAGGCCGGCATGCCGATCGCCGGCGTGGTGGAGAACATGTCCGCCGCCGTGTGCCGCGACTGCGGCTCGCACACCGCCGTGTTCGGCGTGGGCGGCGGCGTCGAGCTCGCCGAGCAGGTGGGTGCGCGGGTGCTCGGTCAGGTGCCGCTCGACGTCGACCTGCGCGAGGCCGGCGACCGCGGCGTACCCGCGGTGATCGAGGCGCCCGACTCGGCGTCGTCGGTCGCCCTGCGGCGCGTGGCGGAGACCCTCCCGGCGGTGCGCCGCGACGTGGTGCGCCGCTCGCTGCCGCTCACCGTCGTCTGA